Proteins encoded in a region of the Eulemur rufifrons isolate Redbay chromosome 15, OSU_ERuf_1, whole genome shotgun sequence genome:
- the TMEM217B gene encoding putative transmembrane protein 217B yields MNPRKLTLMVGTFSVLNTIQFLIFDLSRLTQIGYEDDFSIYQHTQSELVSWIMTSSYNISIGLSLITILVSCFLLYSIHMSIYVGLLIYTLWITTYELTSFSMVLLINGAIKEKFKELSSLYLTLQISRMLLHFFCLPFVVKHAYTLYKVPRTVGKVHQRRVSSLNTEDHKLY; encoded by the coding sequence ATGAATCCCAGGAAGTTGACCCTCATGGTGGGTACCTTTTCTGTTCTCAACACCATCCAGTTCCTCATCTTTGACCTGAGCCGGTTGACACAGATTGGCTATGAGGACGATTTCAGCATCTACCAGCACACACAGTCTGAACTAGTCTCTTGGATCATGACCTCCAGCTATAACATCAGCATTGGCCTGTCCCTCATCACCATCCTGGTCAGCTGCTTCCTCCTCTACTCTATCCACATGAGCATCTACGTGGGGCTGCTCATCTACACCTTGTGGATCACCACCTATGAGCTCACCAGCTTCTCCATGGTCCTGCTCATCAACGGGGCCATCAAGGAGAAGTTCAAGGAGCTGAGCTCCTTGTACTTGACCTTGCAAATCTCACGCATGCTCCTGCACTTTTTCTGTCTGCCCTTCGTTGTCAAGCACGCGTACACCCTTTACAAGGTCCCCCGGACTGTGGGCAAGGTGCACCAGCGCAGGGTCTCCTCTCTCAACACAGAGGACCACAAGCTATACTGA